From a region of the Vicugna pacos chromosome 35, VicPac4, whole genome shotgun sequence genome:
- the PITRM1 gene encoding presequence protease, mitochondrial isoform X1, with amino-acid sequence MLNRSLSTFMNAFTASDYTLYPFSTQNPKDFQNLLSVYLDAVFFPCLRELDFWQEGWRLEHEDPNDPQTPLVFKGVVFNEMKGAFTDNERIFSQHLQSRLLPDHTYAVVSGGDPLCIPDLTWEQLRQFHATHYHPSNARFFTYGDFPLEQHLKQIHEEALSKFEKIEPRTAVPAQRPWPEPREFQITCARDSLAAGSSEQTTVSVSFLLPDITNTFEAFTLSLLSSLLISGPNSPFYKALVESGLGTDFSPDVGYNGCTREAYFSVGLQGIAEKDIQTVRDLVDRTLDDVILQGFEDDRIEALLHKVEIQMKHQSASFGLALASHVASCWNHDGDPVECLKLGSQVARFRQCLEENPKFLQEKVKQYFKDNRHKLILSMKPDDQYSEKQAQVEAEKLKQKVDSLSPEDKQQIYEKGLELQTQQSRPQDASCLPALKVSDIEPRIPVTELDVVLAGGETPVQLCAQPTNGLVYFRALSSLNTLPEELRPYVPLFCAVLTKLGCGVLGYREQAQQVELKTGGMAAAPCVLPDDSHLDTYEQGVLFSSFCLDRNLPDMMHLWSEIFNNPRFDEEEHFRVLVRMAAQELSNGVPDAGHVYASVRAGRTLAPAGDLQETFEGMDQVRLMQRVADMADVRPVLRKLPRIKKHLLSCDHLRCSVNATPQQMSWAGTAVDTFVRSLGRSQKERKPVRPHIVERPALGGSSPVMRRLVMEPTFTPCQVKTHFLLPFPVSYVAECVRTAPYSHPDHASLKVLARLMTAKFLHTEIREKGGAYGGGAKLSYGGLFTLYSYRDPRSTETLQSFMKAVDWARSGRFTQQDIDEAKLSVFSAVDSPVAPSDRGLDHFLYGLSDEMKQKHREQLFAVHREALVDVSTRYLGPGRSTHGLALLGPDSARTAKDPSWIVR; translated from the exons ATGCTGAACAGGTCGCTGTCCACGTTCATGAACGCCTTCACGG CTAGTGATTACACCCTGTACCCGTTTTCCACACAAAACCCCAAGGACTTCCAGAACCTCCTGTCCGTGTACCTGGATGCAGTCTTCTTCCCGTGCTTGCGGGAACTGGACTTCTG GCAGGAAGGGTGGCGGCTGGAGCACGAGGACCCGAACGACCCGCAGACGCCCTTGGTCTTTAAAGGAGTCGTCTTTAATGAGATGAAGGGCGCGTTT ACAGACAACGAGAGGATATTCTCGCAGCACCTGCAGAGCCGCCTGCTTCCCGACCACACGTACGCTGTGGTCTCCGGAGGGGACCCCTTGTGCATCCCAGACCTCACGTGGGAGCAGCTGAGGCAGTTCCACGCCACGCACTACCACCCCAGCAATGCCAG GTTCTTCACTTATGGTGATTTCCCGCTGGAACAGCATCTGAAACAGATTCATGAAGAAGCGCTGAGTAAATTTGAGAAGATTGAGCCACGGACGGCGGTGCCCGCGCAGCGGCCGTGGCCGGAGCCG AGGGAGTTCCAGATCACGTGTGCCCGGGACTCGCTGGCTGCGGGGTCCTCTGAGCAGACAACGGTCAGCGTCAGCTTCCTCCTGCCAGA CATCACCAACACGTTTGAAGCCTTCACCTTGAGCCTTTTGTCCTCCCTCCTGATCAGCGGCCCCAACTCCCCCTTCTACAAAGCCCTTGTCGAATCTGGACTCGGCACAGACTTTTCTCCTGACGTTGG GTATAACGGCTGCACGAGGGAGGCCTACTTCAGCGTGGGCCTGCAGGGCATCGCCGAGAAGGACATCCAGACGGTCCGGGACCTTGTGGACCGGACGCTGGATGACGTCATCCT GCAAGGATTTGAAGACGATCGAATTGAAGCTTTACTTCATAAAGTTGAAATACAGATGAAGCACCAGTCCGCCAGCTTTGGACTCGCCCTGGCGTCT CACGTGGCTTCCTGCTGGAATCATGACGGGGACCCCGTGGAGTGCCTGAAGCTGGGGAGCCAGGTGGCTCGGTTCAGGCAGTGCCTGGAGGAGAATCCCAAGTTTTtgcaagaaaaagtaaaacagtaCTTTAAG GATAATCGGCATAAGCTGATTCTGTCCATGAAGCCAGACGACCAGTATTCCGAGAAGCAGGCACAGGTGGAGGCAGAGAAACTGAAGCAGAAGGTCGACTCTCTTTCCCCGGAGGACAAGCAGCAGATCTACGAGAAAG GGTTAGAGCTACAGACCCAGCAGAGTCGACCCCAAGATGCGTCCTGCCTGCCTGCGTTGAAGGTGTCAGACATCGAGCCCCGCATCCCAGTGACGGAGCTGGACGTGGTGCTGGCAG GCGGCGAGACGCCGGTGCAGCTCTGCGCGCAGCCCACCAACGGCCTGGTCTACTTCCGAGCGCTGTCCAGCCTGAACACGCTGCCCGAGGAGCTGCGGCCCTACGTGCCCCTCTTCTGCGCCGTCCTCACCAA GCTGGGCTGCGGCGTCCTTGGCTACAGAGAGCAGGCCCAGCAGGTGGAGCTGAAGACGGGGGGCATGGCCGCCGCCCCCTGTGTGCTCCCGGACGACTCGCACCTGGACACCTACGAGCAG GGTGTGCTTTTCTCATCTTTCTGCCTCGATAGAAACCTGCCAGACATGATGCACTTGTGGAGTGAGATATTTAACAA CCCCCGCTTTGACGAGGAGGAGCACTTCCGGGTGCTGGTGAGGATGGCGGCTCAGGAGCTGTCCAACGGGGTGCCCGACGCGGGGCATGTGTACGCGTCCGTGCGGGCCGGCAGGACCCTGGCGCCCGCGGGGGACCTGCAGGAGACCTTCGAGGGGATGGATCAG GTGAGGCTGATGCAGAGAGTGGCGGACATGGCAGACGTCAGGCCCGTCCTGAGAAAGCTCCCGCGCATCAAGAAGCACCTGCTGAGCTGTGATCACCTGAG GTGCTCCGTGAACGCGACCCCTCAGCAGATGTCGTGGGCGGGGACGGCGGTGGACACGTTCGTGCGGAGCCTGGGTCGGAGCCAGAAGGAGCGGAAGCCCGTGCGCCCCCACATCGTGGAG AGACCTGCCCTCGGCGGAAGCTCCCCAGTGATGAGGAGGCTGGTGATG GAGCCCACCTTCACGCCCTGCCAGGTGAAGACGCACTTCCTGCTGCCCTTCCCCGTCAGCTACGTGGCCGAGTGTGTCAGGACCGCCCCGTACTCGCACCCGGACCACGCCAG TCTGAAGGTCCTGGCACGCCTGATGACCGCTAAGTTCTTGCACACGGAGATCCGAGAGAAGGGCGGTGCTTACGGCGGAGGCGCTAAGCTCAGCTACGGCGGGCTGTTCACGCTGTACTCCTACAG GGACCCCCGTTCCACGGAAACGCTGCAGTCTTTTATGAAGGCCGTGGACTGGGCCAGGTCTGGGCGGTTCACGCAGCAGGACATCGACGAGGCGAAGTTGTCCGTCTTCTCGGCCGTGGACTCCCCCGTGGCTCCGTCAGACAGAG GGCTGGACCACTTCCTGTACGGCCTTTCGGACGAGATGAAGCAGAAGCACCGTGAGCAGCTCTTTGCCGTCCACCGCGAAGCCCTGGTCGACGTGAGCACCAG GTACCTGGGCCCTGGGAGGAGCACGCACGGCCTGGCGCTGCTGGGGCCGGACAGCGCGCGGACCGCGAAGGACCCGTCGTGGATAGTGAGATAG
- the PITRM1 gene encoding presequence protease, mitochondrial isoform X2 translates to MWRSGWRASGALRRLGGRSANLRAWRWGSTTACERALRFQVGEKIQGFTVGQVTSVPELCLTAVKLSHDGTGARYLHLAREDRNNLFSVQFRTTPLDSSGVPHVLEHTVLCGSQKYPCRDPFFKMLNRSLSTFMNAFTASDYTLYPFSTQNPKDFQNLLSVYLDAVFFPCLRELDFWQEGWRLEHEDPNDPQTPLVFKGVVFNEMKGAFTDNERIFSQHLQSRLLPDHTYAVVSGGDPLCIPDLTWEQLRQFHATHYHPSNARFFTYGDFPLEQHLKQIHEEALSKFEKIEPRTAVPAQRPWPEPREFQITCARDSLAAGSSEQTTVSVSFLLPDITNTFEAFTLSLLSSLLISGPNSPFYKALVESGLGTDFSPDVGYNGCTREAYFSVGLQGIAEKDIQTVRDLVDRTLDDVILQGFEDDRIEALLHKVEIQMKHQSASFGLALASHVASCWNHDGDPVECLKLGSQVARFRQCLEENPKFLQEKVKQYFKDNRHKLILSMKPDDQYSEKQAQVEAEKLKQKVDSLSPEDKQQIYEKGLELQTQQSRPQDASCLPALKVSDIEPRIPVTELDVVLAGGETPVQLCAQPTNGLVYFRALSSLNTLPEELRPYVPLFCAVLTKLGCGVLGYREQAQQVELKTGGMAAAPCVLPDDSHLDTYEQGVLFSSFCLDRNLPDMMHLWSEIFNNPRFDEEEHFRVLVRMAAQELSNGVPDAGHVYASVRAGRTLAPAGDLQETFEGMDQVRLMQRVADMADVRPVLRKLPRIKKHLLSCDHLRCSVNATPQQMSWAGTAVDTFVRSLGRSQKERKPVRPHIVERPALGGSSPVMRRLVMEPTFTPCQVKTHFLLPFPVSYVAECVRTAPYSHPDHASLKVLARLMTAKFLHTEIREKGGAYGGGAKLSYGGLFTLYSYRDPRSTETLQSFMKAVDWARSGRFTQQDIDEAKLSVFSAVDSPVAPSDRGLDHFLYGLSDEMKQKHREQLFAVHREALVDVSTRYLGPGRSTHGLALLGPDSARTAKDPSWIVR, encoded by the exons ATGTGGCGCAGCGGCTGGAGGGCGAGCGGCGCGCTGCGGAGACTGGGCGGCCG CAGTGCCAACCTCAGAGCATGGAGGTGGGGGAGCACCACGGCCTGTGAGAGGGCCCTGCGGTTCCAGGTCGGAGAAAAGATCCAGGGGTTCACGGTCGGCCAG GTCACGTCTGTCCCCGAGCTGTGCCTGACTGCCGTGAAGCTCAGCCATGACGGCACGGGAGCGCGGTACTTGCACCTGGCCAGGGAGGACAGGAACAACCTGTTCAG CGTGCAGTTCCGCACCACCCCCCTGGACAGCAGCGGCGTGCCCCACGTCCTGGAGCACACGGTCCTGTGCGGCTCGCAGAAGTACCCCTGCAGGGATCCTTTCTTCAAGATGCTGAACAGGTCGCTGTCCACGTTCATGAACGCCTTCACGG CTAGTGATTACACCCTGTACCCGTTTTCCACACAAAACCCCAAGGACTTCCAGAACCTCCTGTCCGTGTACCTGGATGCAGTCTTCTTCCCGTGCTTGCGGGAACTGGACTTCTG GCAGGAAGGGTGGCGGCTGGAGCACGAGGACCCGAACGACCCGCAGACGCCCTTGGTCTTTAAAGGAGTCGTCTTTAATGAGATGAAGGGCGCGTTT ACAGACAACGAGAGGATATTCTCGCAGCACCTGCAGAGCCGCCTGCTTCCCGACCACACGTACGCTGTGGTCTCCGGAGGGGACCCCTTGTGCATCCCAGACCTCACGTGGGAGCAGCTGAGGCAGTTCCACGCCACGCACTACCACCCCAGCAATGCCAG GTTCTTCACTTATGGTGATTTCCCGCTGGAACAGCATCTGAAACAGATTCATGAAGAAGCGCTGAGTAAATTTGAGAAGATTGAGCCACGGACGGCGGTGCCCGCGCAGCGGCCGTGGCCGGAGCCG AGGGAGTTCCAGATCACGTGTGCCCGGGACTCGCTGGCTGCGGGGTCCTCTGAGCAGACAACGGTCAGCGTCAGCTTCCTCCTGCCAGA CATCACCAACACGTTTGAAGCCTTCACCTTGAGCCTTTTGTCCTCCCTCCTGATCAGCGGCCCCAACTCCCCCTTCTACAAAGCCCTTGTCGAATCTGGACTCGGCACAGACTTTTCTCCTGACGTTGG GTATAACGGCTGCACGAGGGAGGCCTACTTCAGCGTGGGCCTGCAGGGCATCGCCGAGAAGGACATCCAGACGGTCCGGGACCTTGTGGACCGGACGCTGGATGACGTCATCCT GCAAGGATTTGAAGACGATCGAATTGAAGCTTTACTTCATAAAGTTGAAATACAGATGAAGCACCAGTCCGCCAGCTTTGGACTCGCCCTGGCGTCT CACGTGGCTTCCTGCTGGAATCATGACGGGGACCCCGTGGAGTGCCTGAAGCTGGGGAGCCAGGTGGCTCGGTTCAGGCAGTGCCTGGAGGAGAATCCCAAGTTTTtgcaagaaaaagtaaaacagtaCTTTAAG GATAATCGGCATAAGCTGATTCTGTCCATGAAGCCAGACGACCAGTATTCCGAGAAGCAGGCACAGGTGGAGGCAGAGAAACTGAAGCAGAAGGTCGACTCTCTTTCCCCGGAGGACAAGCAGCAGATCTACGAGAAAG GGTTAGAGCTACAGACCCAGCAGAGTCGACCCCAAGATGCGTCCTGCCTGCCTGCGTTGAAGGTGTCAGACATCGAGCCCCGCATCCCAGTGACGGAGCTGGACGTGGTGCTGGCAG GCGGCGAGACGCCGGTGCAGCTCTGCGCGCAGCCCACCAACGGCCTGGTCTACTTCCGAGCGCTGTCCAGCCTGAACACGCTGCCCGAGGAGCTGCGGCCCTACGTGCCCCTCTTCTGCGCCGTCCTCACCAA GCTGGGCTGCGGCGTCCTTGGCTACAGAGAGCAGGCCCAGCAGGTGGAGCTGAAGACGGGGGGCATGGCCGCCGCCCCCTGTGTGCTCCCGGACGACTCGCACCTGGACACCTACGAGCAG GGTGTGCTTTTCTCATCTTTCTGCCTCGATAGAAACCTGCCAGACATGATGCACTTGTGGAGTGAGATATTTAACAA CCCCCGCTTTGACGAGGAGGAGCACTTCCGGGTGCTGGTGAGGATGGCGGCTCAGGAGCTGTCCAACGGGGTGCCCGACGCGGGGCATGTGTACGCGTCCGTGCGGGCCGGCAGGACCCTGGCGCCCGCGGGGGACCTGCAGGAGACCTTCGAGGGGATGGATCAG GTGAGGCTGATGCAGAGAGTGGCGGACATGGCAGACGTCAGGCCCGTCCTGAGAAAGCTCCCGCGCATCAAGAAGCACCTGCTGAGCTGTGATCACCTGAG GTGCTCCGTGAACGCGACCCCTCAGCAGATGTCGTGGGCGGGGACGGCGGTGGACACGTTCGTGCGGAGCCTGGGTCGGAGCCAGAAGGAGCGGAAGCCCGTGCGCCCCCACATCGTGGAG AGACCTGCCCTCGGCGGAAGCTCCCCAGTGATGAGGAGGCTGGTGATG GAGCCCACCTTCACGCCCTGCCAGGTGAAGACGCACTTCCTGCTGCCCTTCCCCGTCAGCTACGTGGCCGAGTGTGTCAGGACCGCCCCGTACTCGCACCCGGACCACGCCAG TCTGAAGGTCCTGGCACGCCTGATGACCGCTAAGTTCTTGCACACGGAGATCCGAGAGAAGGGCGGTGCTTACGGCGGAGGCGCTAAGCTCAGCTACGGCGGGCTGTTCACGCTGTACTCCTACAG GGACCCCCGTTCCACGGAAACGCTGCAGTCTTTTATGAAGGCCGTGGACTGGGCCAGGTCTGGGCGGTTCACGCAGCAGGACATCGACGAGGCGAAGTTGTCCGTCTTCTCGGCCGTGGACTCCCCCGTGGCTCCGTCAGACAGAG GGCTGGACCACTTCCTGTACGGCCTTTCGGACGAGATGAAGCAGAAGCACCGTGAGCAGCTCTTTGCCGTCCACCGCGAAGCCCTGGTCGACGTGAGCACCAG GTACCTGGGCCCTGGGAGGAGCACGCACGGCCTGGCGCTGCTGGGGCCGGACAGCGCGCGGACCGCGAAGGACCCGTCGTGGATAGTGAGATAG